GCTCGGTGTGGTCGCGGAAGGCGTTGATGCCGTCGGCGTCCAGGACGACGGTGCGATCGGCCTCGGTGACCAGCCGGCGGACCGCCTGCTGCGTCGCCTCGGCAAGCCCGAGCCCCGGACCGATCGCCAGGACGTGAGCCTTCTCGGCGGCCTCGAGGACGCCAGCGACGATGCCGTCGACGTCGTCGGGCAGCGGCACGGTCATCGCCTCGGGAACGGCAGCGGAGATGCGTGACGCCGCCGCTCGGGGCGTGGCGACGGTGATCAACCCGGCGCCGGCCCGAAGCGCCCCCTTCGCGCAGAGGATCGCCGCACCCGCCATGCGGTCGGACCCGGCGTGGATCGCGACGACCCCACGGGATCGCTTGTGGTCGCGCGGACCGGGCGGCGGCGCGAGGCCGGGAAGGTCGGCGCTCTCCAGCACGCGGGCGACCGGCTGCGCCTCGTCGTCGACCACGCCGATCTCGCCGAGGACGAGCTGGCCCACGTGTTCGGCGGCCGGGTGCAGCCACAGGCCCTGCTTGTGGGCGCCGAGGGTGACGGTCAGGTCGGCCACTACGGCGTCGCCTGGCACCCGGCCGGTTGCGGCGTCCACGCCCGTCGGCAGGTCGCACGCCACGACGGGGCAGCCCCGGTCGTGCACCCGGCGCAGGGCGCTGACGGCAACGCCGAACGGGCCGCGGGGTTCACCGGAGGCTCCGGTCCCGAGCAGGCAGTCCACGGCCACGTCGGCATTTCGGAGGGTTCCGTCGAGGACGTCCCCGAGATCCGCACCCTCGCCGGCCTCCTCGCCCAGGGGCACGATCCGTCCGCCGGCCCGGCGCAACGCCGTCGCCTCGCGAACGCTGTCCTCGCCGAGCTCGTCCTCGGGGGTGACCAGGACGCAGGTGGCGGCGACCCCGCGGCGCAGCAGGTGCCGAGCGGCCGCCAACCCGTCCCCACCGTTGTTGCCCTTGCCGCACAGCAACACGCCCCGCAGGCCGTACCTCCCCAGCCCCCGCTGCTCGGCGATCGCCAGCACCCCCTGCGCGAGGTGCCGGGCGGCGTGGTCCATCAGCGCGGCCGGCTCGACGCCACGGGCGAACGCACGCCGGTCCATGGCCTGGACGTCCTCGGGCAGGTACAGGTCGATCATCGCCGACCATCCTTGCAGCCCGGCATCCTCACCTCTCGGCGACGGCGTAGGCGGCGACGGTCTCGGTGGCGGTGGTCAGCGACAGGTGGACGGCGATGATGCCCAGCCGGTCGGCGGTGATCGCCGCGCGGCCGAGCAGGACCGCGGAGGGGCGGCCGAGGTCGTCGTTGGTCACCTCGATCTCGAGGAACGCGAACCCCCGGATGCCGGTGCCCATGGCCTTGGCGACGGCCTCCTTGGCGGCGAACCGGGCGGCCAGGCGGTCGACCCGGTCGCCGCACCGCTCCAGCTCCATCGGCGTGAACAGGCGGCCACGGATGGACGGCGTCCGGTCGAGGGTGCGTTGGAAGCGCGGCAGCTCGACCAGGTCGATCCCCACGCCGTGGATGGGCATCTACTCGACGGTGACGGTCTTGGCGAGGTTGCGGGGCTGGTCGACGTCGCGGTCCAGCGCCACGGCGATGTGGTAGCCGAGCAGCTGCAGCGGCAGGACCGTGAGGACCGGGTACAGCAGCTCGTGCACGTCGGGGACGTACACGACGTGGTCGGCGTGTTCCTTGACCTCGGTGTCCCCCTCGGTGGCCACGGCCAGCACGACGGCGCCGCGGGCCTTGACCTCCTGGATGTTGGAGACGACCTTGGCCTTCACGTGCCCGTCGGTGGCCAGCGCGATGACCGGGCCGCCGTCGTCGATGAGGGCGATCGGGCCGTGCTTCATCTCACCGGAGGCGAACCCCTCGGCGTGGATGTAGCTGATCTCCTTGAGCTTCAGCGCCCCCTCGAGCGCGATCGGCAGGCCGACCTGCCGACCGATGAACATGAAGTAGTCCGCCCCCGAGAACCGTGCGGCCAGCTCGGCCATGCCCTCCTCGGCCTCCAGGACCCGTTCCATCAGCGCGGGCAGCGCCTCCAGCCGGTCCAGCATGTCCCGGCACTCCTCGGCGAACATCTGGCGTCGCTCCTGGGCGAGGAACAGTGCCAGCACCGACAGGGCGATGATCTGGGTGGTGAAGGCCTTGGTGGACGCCACCGCGACCTCGAGGCCCGCACGGGTGAAGATGACGCCGTCGGCGGTACGCGCCAGCGTCGAGCCGACGATGTTGGTGACGGCGATCACCCTGGCGCCCTGTGCCCGGGCGTACTCCGCGGCTGCGATCGTGTCGGCGGTCTCGCCGGACTGGGAGATGGCGACGACAAGGGTCTGCTTGGTGAGGATGGGGTCGCGGTAGCGGAACTCGCTGGCGATCTCGGCCTCCACACCGATCTTGGCCCAGTGCTCGGTGGCGTACTTGGCGACCATGCCGGCGTGGTGGGAGGTGCCGCAGGCCACGATGTAGACCTTGTCCAGCGCCCGCAGCAGCGCCGGGTCGAAGTCCAGACGGTCGAGGGTCACCCGTCCGTCGGCGTCCAGGCGGCCGAGGAGCGTGTCAGCCACCGCGCGGGGCTGTTCGTGGATCTCCTTGAGCATGAAGTGCTCGTAGCCCTGCTTCTCCGCGGCGTCGATGTCCCAGTCGACGGTGTAGCGGTGCCCCTCGGTGGGGTTGCCGTCGAGGTCGGTGACGGTGATGCCACCCGGGGTCAGGACGGCGACCTGGTCGTCCTCCATGGCCTCGCACTCGCGGGTGTGGCTGATCAGCCCGGCGGCGTCGGAGGACAGCATGGAGGCGCCCTCCATGTGCCCGAGGATCATGGGGGCGGACCGCTTGGTCGCCACGATCGTGTCCGGGTCGCGCCGGTCGATCACCGCGATGGCGAACTGGCCGTCGAGGCGCTTCACGGCGGCCCGCACGGCGGCGGGCAACGAACCCTCGTACAACGAGGCGACGAGGTGGGCGACGACCTCGGTGTCGGTGTCGGAGACGAAGACGGCACCACGTCGTTCGGCCAGCTCGGCCTTCAGCTCGGCGTAGTTCTCGATGATGCCGTTGTGGATGACGGCGATCGTCCCGGACGGGTCGCAGTGCGGGTGGGCATTGGTGTCGTTGGGCACCCCGTGGGTGGCCCAGCGGGTGTGGCCGACACCGATGTGGCCCGCCGGCGACTCCTCTGCCAGCGCACCCTGCAGGTTGGCCAGCTTCCCGGCCCGCTTGACGACGTCCAGCTGGCCGTCGCCGTCGATGATGGCAACCCCAGCGGAGTCGTACCCCCGGTACTCCAGACGGGCGAGGCCGTCGACGATGATCGGCAGCGCATCCGCGTCACCCGTGTACCCCATGATTCCGCACATGGGGCAAGGCTACGGCGTCCGGCCACCGTTGCGGGGCTGCCCGGACGGGCACGCCCCGACGGTTGGCGACAGCGGGCCACCGAACGCCATGACGGGGCCGCCGCAGCAGCCCCGTCATGGGTGATCCTCCTCGCCGAACGGCGACTACTCGGTGGCAGCCTCGACCGGCTCGTCCTCGGCCGGCTCGGCGGCCTCGGTGTCCTCGTTGCCCGGATCGATGGCGGACGCCGGGTCGGTGCCCTCGACCTCGTCGACGGCCGACGTGCCACCGAACTCCTCGTCCAGCGGCGGCAGGAACAGGTCCTCGCCCTCGGGGTCGATGACGCCCTGGGCGCCGACGTTGTGGGTCGGGATGCCCTTCTCCGGGGCCTCACCGGCGGTGTCGTAGTGGGTCCGGGTGAACACCTCGGCCACATCGGCGTCGAAGGTGTCGCACGTCTGGCGGAAGAACCAGGCCGTGTAGGCGAAGTTCGCGTCGGGGATGTCCTCGTAGTACTCGCTGACGATCAGCTTGGGGTAGTCCCCGTCGAGCATCTCCTCGCCCCAGGCCTTCAGCTCGGCGACCTCGTCCTCCGGCGCGTCCGCGTCGTACCAGGCGACGACGTAGCCGTGCTCGAGGTTGTGGGTGGTGAAGCGCGGGTCGATCTTGACGTCGTAGACGCCGGAGGGCGCGACCTGGCCGATGTGGCGGCCCGAGGACGGCGGCGCGTCGGGGTAGATGGCCGACGGCGGCTCCTGGGAGAGGGCGTCGGCGGTGCCGGAGATGTGGCCGCCACCGAGGTCGGCCTGCCGCTCGTCGGGCGTGCAGCCCAGCTCGTCGAGGCGTGCGGCGACCTCGGCCGCCTGCTCCTCCTCCTGCTGGCCCTTCTGGATCTGCCGGAACACCAGCAGCCCGATCAGCGCGACCACGACGAGGCCGACGATCCCGTAGGTGGCCGTCCGACGGACACCCTGGACCTTGGCCTGCTGGGCCTCCTGCTCGAGGCGGGCTGCGCGACGGGCCTTCTGGCGCTCACGCTTTGATTCGAACTGTTCTTCGGACACGACGAGTGGTTCCTCCGTCTGGGGGCACGCTCGGGGGGCCGAGCGCGGCGTCCCCTGAGCTGGCAGTGATGACGCGTGGGCACCGGACGAACGGCGCACGACCGCAGAGTGTATCGAGGTCGCGGAACCAGTCGCGTTCGACCAACGACGCACCCCCCACGACCCGGGCGCCGTCAGTCCTCGTCGAGGGGCAACGCGGCGTGCTGCAGGCCCGCGAGCAGGACCTCGCTGACCACCTCGGTGGCACGGTCGGGGTCCAGCCGTCCGCTGGCGACGGGAAGCCGGTAGCCGCCGATCGTGGCCGACAGCAGCTCGACGAGGTCCTCGGTGCGCCCCCGGAAGACCCCGGACGCGACCCCGTCGGCGACGATCTCGTGGAGCATTGCCCGGATCGGGGCCAGGGCGTCCCGCATCCGCTGCTGCTCGTCGCTGTCCAGCAATGGCATGAGGTCGTCGGCGGCGGCCGGGACCGCGGCGTACATGGCCATGTTCATGGCGATGAAGCGGCGCAGGCGCGCAGCGGCGCCGTCGACCCCCTCGAGGCCGGCCTGCAGCTGCTGCGTGGCACCGCCCATGGTCCGCTCGGCGTGCAGCAGGACCAGGCCGTGCTTGTCCTTGACGTAGTTGTAGAGGGCGCTGCGGGCGATCCCGGCCCGCTGGGCCACGGCGGTCAGGGTGACGGCCTCGACCCCCACCTCGGCCCGCAGGGCCTCGTAGGCCGACAGGACCTTGCCGAGCACCAGCTCGCGGTGCTCGTCGAGGGAGTCGGCCCAGAGCGACGGCATGGGAGGATCGTACCCAGTTGTTTACGACACGACGTCGTGTCGCATACTGGCCGCGTGTTCATCGCCCTCGCCGAAATGCGACGCGCTCCGGGACGCTTCGCGCTGCTCGTCGGCGCCGTTGCCCTCCTGGTGCTGCTCCTGCTGTTCTTCCAGACCGTTGCCGGCGCCCTGACCAGCGGGTTGACGGGTGCGTTCGAGGCCAACCGAGCCGACGTGTTCGTCTACTCCGACCGGGCACGGCTGAACCCGTTCGCCAGCGTCGTGACCGCCGATGTCGCCGATGCCGTCGCCGGCGTCGACGGCGTGCAGGACGCCACGCCCGTCGGGGTCAGCGTCTTCACCGCGTCCACCGACGTGGGCGACACCGACATCGCGATGGTGGGTGGCGACCCCGACGGGCCCGCCAGCCCGCAGGACGTCGAGGAGGGACGGCGACCCGAGGCCCCCGACGAGGCCCTGTTCAGCGGCAGCAGCCTGGACAGCGCGTTCGCGGTCGGGGACACCGTGCAGGTGGGCGATCGCACCCTGACCGTCGTCGGAACCAGCAGCGACGCCGCGCTGAACGTGCTGCCGACCTTCTACGTGCCGCTGGACACCTTCACCGAGGCAGTGCGGGCCCGTGCCGGTGCCCCCATCGACGTCCCCGTGTCGTGGATCGGGGTCACCGTCGAGGACGGCGGGGACGCGGCGGCCGTCGCCACGGCGATCACCGACGGGGTGGAGGGGCTCGAGGCGGTCGACCGCGCCACGGCAACCGACGCGATCCCCGGGGTCGGCCAGATCACCCGGTCCTTCTCCATCCTCTACCTGCTGCTCTACATCGTGGTCACGATCGTGACCGGGGTGTTCTTCCTGATCCTGACCGTGCAGAAGACCGAGGCCCTCGTGCTGCTGCGTGCCATCGGCGGCAGCCGTGGCGACGTCGTCAAGCCGGTGCTCCTGCAGGCCGTGGCGGTGGTCGGACTCGGATCGGTGCTCGGTGTGCTCGCGACATCCGGCCTGCTGTCGGTCACGCGGGACGTGTTCGGGTCGACCCTGTCGACCGGCACCACCGTGACCTCGGTCGGGGCGATCGTCGTGCTGGGGCTGCTGGCCTCCGTCGGTGCGGTCAGACGGGTGCTGGCCATCGACCCGATCGACGCGACCACCGGAGGGGTGGCCTAGATGCGCATCGCCATCCGCGAGCTGCAACGACAGCCCGGCCGCTTCGTCCCCGTGACCGCCGCACTGACCCTGCTGGTCGTGCTGCTGCTGGTCCTCGGCGGGTTCCTCGACGGCCTCGAGGGCAGCCAGACGGGTGCCTACCGCGCCCACGACGGCCTCGTGCTGGTCTTCGCCGACAGCGCCGAGCTGCAGCTGCAGCGCTCCGTCGTGCAGTCCGGCATCGCCGACGAGCTGGACGTGCTGGACGACGTCGATGCGGTCGGCCGCCTCGGCCGGGTCGACACGACCGCCGCCCCGCAGGGCACCGACGACGTCGAGGACGTCGCCGTCTTCGGCTACGAGCTTGGCACCGACGTGCTGCCGGCACCGTCGGAGGACGGCGCGGTCGTGGACGCGACCCTGGCCGAGCTGACCGGGATCGAGGTGGGCGACGTGCTGGAGATCGGCCCCGCCGCCACGCCAGTGACGGTCGCCGAGCTGGTCGACGACCTGACACAGGGATCCCCGACGGTGTGGCTGCCGTGGGACCAGTGGGGGCAGGTCGCCACCGACGCCGCCCCCGCCGACGTGCTGCCCGACGGCGCGTCCCAGGCGCTCGCGCTGCGCCCGACCGGATCTCCGGCCGACCTGACCGGGACGTCGCTCGCCGAGGGGGTCGAGGCCGTGACGCCCGAGGACGCGATCCTTGCCCTCGACGTGGTCCAGCAGCAGTCCTCGACGTTCGAGGGGATCATCGGCGTGACGTTCGCCGTGACCCTGCTCGTCATCGCCCTCTTCTTCGCCCTCATCGTGCTGGAACGCGTCGGGCTGTACGCGGTCCTGAAGGCCCTCGGCGCAGGGACCCGCGACCTGCTGACGGGCCTTGCCGTGCAGGCCGTCGCGATCAGCGCGGTCGCCCTGGTGACCGGCATCGTCGTCGCGTTCGCCTTCACCGGGCTGCTGCCCGCCGACCTGCCCATCCGGATCCTGCCTGCACGAGTCGGGCTGATCGCGGGCGGCACCGTCTTCACCGCGCTGCTCGGCAGCCTCCTGACCCTCCGGCGGATCGTGCGCATCGATCCCGCCTCTGCGATCGGATGACCTCCATGAACGCACTCGAGCTCGACACCATCCGCAAGACCTACGGGGAGGGCGAGCAGCAGGTCGTCGCCCTCGACGACGTCTCCATGCAGGTCGCCAACGACGAGATGGTCATCCTCGTCGGCCCGTCCGGGTCCGGCAAGACGACCCTCCTGACCGTCGCCGGTGCGCTGCTGCAACCCACCAGCGGCCGCGTCGTGGTCGGTGACGAGGAGATCGGCACCCTCAACGGCAGGCAGCTCGCCGCCTTCCGGCGCGACCGGATCGGCTTCGTCTTCCAGTCCGTCAACCTGGTGCCGTTCCTGACGGCCCGCGAGAACCTGCTGGTCGTCCGGGACTTCGGTGGCAGCCGCATCGACAAGGCCGCCAAGGAACGTGCCGACCAGCTGCTGGAGGAGCTGGGGCTCGGCGGACGGGCCGACAACCTGCCCTCGCAGCTGTCCGGCGGCCAGAAGCAACGCGTCGCCATCGGGCGGGCCCTGATGAACGACCCGGCGCTGGTGCTGGTCGACGAACCCACCTCCGCCCTGGACAGCGAGCTCGGCCAGCAGGTGATGGAGCTGCTGCGTCGCGAGGTGAAGGACCGCGGTGTGGCCGCGATCGTGGTGACCCACGACGAACGGGTTTTGGACTACGGCGACCGTTCGGTCCGCATCGTCGACGGTGCCCTCGAGGAGGGTTCCGTCGAGGGCGTGGCCAAGGCCGACAACAGCGGCTGACCCCCCGTCAGCGCGCCGGTCCCCCGACCGGCCGCACGACCACCGTCCAGCCCTCCCCCGGGTGCACCACCGCGTCGTAGCCGAGGTCCAGCAGCGCGGCCTCGGCACGGCCCGCCGCCAGCCCGTCGGCGACGTCGATCCGGTCGGCCACGAACGACCCGCCACCGGCCGCCCCGGCAACCCGCTGCCACTCCCAGTCCTCGGGCAGCCCGGCCCGCACCGGCGCCCCCTCCCCCGTGGCCAGCCGCCGGGCCAGCCATCCCCGACCGTGCGGGAACAGGTCGGTCTCGGGCGGGCGGACCAGCGCCTTGCCACCACCGGTTGCCGAGGTGTCCACGACGTCCAGGCCGCGGACGACCACGACGGGCACCCCGGCGGACTTGTCGCGGACCATGTCGGCCGCGCCCGCGACCTGGTCGGCCTGGGCGATCAACGTCACCCGCAGCGTCTGGCCCTCCCGGTCGACGGTGCCGCGCTCGTCGCGGAGCGCGTCCATGCCGGCCACCCCCAGCGCCACGTCGGTCTGCCCCTCGCGCCAGGCCCGACCGAAGGTGTCGGACACGATCACGGCAACGTCCACCGCGGCCAGCCGGCGCAGGCCGTCACGGAGCGCCTCGGCCGCAGCGTCGACGTCGTCCGGCAGGAGCAGCAGCTCGCCGCCGGGCACGTTGGAGGCATCGATCCCGGCGTTGGCGCACACGTAGCCCTGCCTCGTCCGGACCACCACCACGTGGGGCGTGTCGACGACGACGTCGTCGGCCACCTCGGCGGACATCGCGATGCGCCGTCGGGCGTCCTCGACCTGCTCGCCGGGCAGCGGGCTGGCAGTCAGGCCCATCGCCTTGCTGACGACCTTGGAGGACACCACCACGACGTCGCCGTCACGCAGGCCGATCGCCGCGCTGATCAGGCCGGGCAGGTCGTCGCCGGGGCGAACCTCCCCGATACCCCTGACGGGGAGGAGCGTGATGTTCATTGCGGGTCAGGCTAAGCGGGCAGAGTGGGGCCATGGCAAACAACGACGCAATCAACCTCATGGTCGAAGGCCAGGAGTCCGTGACGTGGGCGCAGTGGGTCGCGCTCGCCGAGGCGGCGGAATCCGCCGGCCTGCAGGGCCTGTTCCGCAGCGACCACTACGCCAGCGTGCAGGGCCGCACCGAACGCAGCGCCCTCGACGCGTGGTCGACGCTGGCTGCCCTGGCCGCCCTGACCGACACCATCCAGCTGGGCACGATGGTCTCGCCCGCCTCGTTCCGCCACCCGTCGGTGCTGGCCAAGCAGGTCGTCGTTGCCGACCACGTGTCGGGTGGACGGGTCGAGCTCGGCTTCGGCGCCGGCTGGAACGAGCTGGAGCACACGATGTACGGCTTCGACTTCGCTGACCTCGGCACGCGCTACGACGTGATGGCCGAGCAGATCGAGATCATCCGTCGGCAGTGGACCGAGGAGTCCGTCGACTTCGACGGCGAGCACTACACGCTGGCCGGCTGCGAGGCCCGCCCCAAGCCGCTCGGCCACGTCCCGATCATCATGGGTGGGCAGGCCCAGCCGCGCGGGGCAGAGCTCGCCGCCCGGTGGGCCGACGAGTACAACACGACCTTCCCCAGCACCGACGCGGTGCGCGAACGCAAGGCCCGCCTGGACGCGGCGTGCGAGGAGGCCGGCCGTGACCCGCTGCCGATGTCGATCATGACCGGCTGCATCCTGGGCGAGACCGAGGCCGACGTGCACGCGAGGGCCGAGCGGATCATGGCATGGTCCAACGCCGACGGCAGCGCCGAGGAGTGGCTGGCCGGGCTGCGACACGAATGGGTCGTCGGCACCGTCGAGCAGGCGCAGGCCCGGCTGGAGGAGTACCGCGAGGCGGGGATCAGCCGCTTCTTCCTGCAGCACCAGCTCCACGACGAGACCGACATGGTCGCCCTGATGGGCCAGCTCAACTAGCCCACGTTCGAGGTGCACGGACCGGCCGGGTCGGTGCCCGGCCGGCTCGTCAGGCCGCCTGGAGGGTGCCGAGCATCCCCACGGCGGTCTCGGCCAAGCGGGTGGAGACGTCGACGTCGACCATCATCGTGTCGGTGACGGCGACGTCGACCCCGGTCGCGCGGATGGCGTCGGCGCTGGCGGCGTCGGCGGTGTCGATGACCCAGCCGTCGAGGAAGTCGGCGTAGAGTCCGGCGACGCCGGCGGCGCTGACCTCGGCCCCGACCGCTGGCAGCAGCTTGTCGGCCATGCCTCGCACGACCCGCCCGCCGACGATCGGGCTGACCCCGACGACGGGCTTGTCGCGCAACAGCTCGCGGACGGGGGCGATGTCCAGGATCGTGCCGATCGACACGACGGGGTTGGAGGGGCACAGGACCACCAGGTCGGCGCCCTCGATGGCGGCGACCACGGCGTCGGTCGCCCGTGCGTCCTCCCCGCCCTCCAGCCAGACCCGGTCGATCGGTGATGCCGCTCGTTCACCGACCCACCACTCCTGGAAGTGCAGCTCGCGTCCGTCGCTGGTCCGCACCCGGGTGGCCACCGTCGCATCGGTCATCGGCAGCAGCGCGAACGGCAGGTCCCACGCCGAAGCGATCGTGCGGGTGGCGTCGGTCAGCGTGCCCCCCTCGCCGATGACGCGGGCCCGGACGAGGTGGGTGGCGATGTCGCGGTCGCCGAGGGTGAACCAGTCCGGCTGCCCGTAGCGACCCTTCAGCTCCGCGGCGACGGTGAACGTCTCCTCGGCCCTGCCCCAGCCCTGCTCGGGGTGGACCCCGCCACCGAGGGTGTAGGTGATGGTGTCCAGGTCCGGGGAGACGTGGAGGCCGTGGATCGCCAGGTCGTCACCGGTGTTGGCGACGACGGTCAGCGACGCGGGGTCGACGGCACGGACCAGGCCGCGGAGGAAGCGTGCGGCACCGATGCCGCCAGCGAGGGAGACGACGTTCATGTGGCCCGGCAGCCTATTGGCGGCCGGGCCACGACGCACAGGCGACAGGTGGCCCTAGCCGCCCGAGCCGGTGCCCTCCTCGATCTGGGTCACGACGGCCTCGCTGACCACGGCCACGCCACCGACGACCGTCAGGCCGGGCGGGGTGGTGAAGCCGATGGCGTCCAGGAAGTCCTGGGTCTCCTGCGGCAGTCGCGTGGGCTCCACACCCAGCTGCGGAGCGCCCCGACGCACGGCCAGCGGTGCCGACGCCAGCGCGTAGGTCCAGGCGTCGCCGTCACGGCTGTTGGACAGGTCGACGACGATGAACTCGCGCGTGGCCGGGTCGGGGGTCCCGATGACCTCCGGCCACAGGTCGCTGGCGATCAGCGCCCCGGTCTCGAACCGGTTGGCACCGGCCAGTCGACGACCGCCGGGGGCCTGGTTGACGGCCGCGTCGGGCACCACGGCCGAGCCGCCGAGCGCGACGGTGGAGGTGATGTTCTCGTCAGCCAGCAGCTGCGCGGTCGCGGGGTGCAGGTCATCACCCACGGTCAGCAGGATGGGCTGTCCGACCGCGCCACCGAAGGCGCCACCGAGCACCGAGTCGGGGAAGTTGTTGCCGGTCGCCAGCAACGCCTCGGTGGTCCCGGGGTGCTGCCGCAGGACTTCCACGGCGATCTCGACCGCGGTCTCGACACGGCTGGCGCCGCCGAAGCGGACGACCTCGTAGCCGGCGTCGCGCAGCTCCTGTTCGACCGCTGCGGACACCGCGTTCTCGGAGCCGAGGATGTTGACCCGTCCGCCGTCGGGCAGGGCCCGGTCGATCTCCGCACGGGTGTCGGTGTCCAGCGGGATGTCCGGGCCACCGTCGGTGTAGAGGATGCAGGCGTCGTCCCCGGCCAGCGGTGCCCCGGCGAGGGCGTCGGCGAACACGTCGTTGCGGGCCAGGACGATCCCGCCGGCGGTGTCGTCGGTGGGGAACAGCAGCTGGCAGATCTGGATGGCGACGTCGTCGGGGGTCTCGGCGTCCAGGCGCGCGGTGCCCTGGCTGACGGCGGCCAGCTGCAGTCCGACCCCGCTTGCGGGAACGGAGAAGGCCGTGTTGACCATGATCACCCTGCCGTCGTCGGTGATCGGGGCGATCCGTTCGCCCCGGAAGTCACCGAAGAAGGCGTCGGGGTCATCACCCGTCGTGGTCACGAGGTCGCCCGTGCGGCTGTCCACGGCGGAGAGGCCGAAGCCGAACGCGGAGTACCACACAGTGCCCTTGGCGTCGACCTTGGGCTCGCCGGTGTTGAGGAAGCTCGGGGTCGGGTCGTGGGTCCAGACCGGCTGGCCGGTCTCGAGGGAGATGGCGAAGACGCTGTCGCCGCTGGGCTCGACGGTGACGATCACGTCGTCGGCGAGTGCCAGCCGGTCGACCCAGTAGCCGAGGCCCGCCTGGTCGGCGGTGTCGTCCCGCTCGTAGACAACCGACCAGTCCTCGACCAGGTCGTCCCCGGACCGGTCGTAGCGCGTGACGGTCTCGGGGAAGGCGTCGTCGTGGACCACGATCCCGCCGTCGAGCGCGACCACCTGCGCGACGTCGCCGACCTCGATGGTGGACAGGGTTGCCCCCGTGGCGACGTCGAACACCCCGAGGAGGTTGGGCGTGTCGGTGTCGAACCCGAGCCGGAACGGGAAGTAGAACGACGCCTCGTCGGGCGCGACGACCAACCGGGGGAAGAAGGACCCCTCCCAGCCATCGAAGTAGGTCTCCCAGGCCATCGTCATGTCGGCGCCGGACAGGTCGATGCCGACCAGCCAGCGGTCGAAGTTGCGGCGCTGGTTGAACATCAGCATGTCGCCGGCCAGGACGAGGTGGCCGCTGTCGAGGTCCCCA
The nucleotide sequence above comes from Euzebya pacifica. Encoded proteins:
- a CDS encoding NAD(P)H-hydrate dehydratase, which produces MIDLYLPEDVQAMDRRAFARGVEPAALMDHAARHLAQGVLAIAEQRGLGRYGLRGVLLCGKGNNGGDGLAAARHLLRRGVAATCVLVTPEDELGEDSVREATALRRAGGRIVPLGEEAGEGADLGDVLDGTLRNADVAVDCLLGTGASGEPRGPFGVAVSALRRVHDRGCPVVACDLPTGVDAATGRVPGDAVVADLTVTLGAHKQGLWLHPAAEHVGQLVLGEIGVVDDEAQPVARVLESADLPGLAPPPGPRDHKRSRGVVAIHAGSDRMAGAAILCAKGALRAGAGLITVATPRAAASRISAAVPEAMTVPLPDDVDGIVAGVLEAAEKAHVLAIGPGLGLAEATQQAVRRLVTEADRTVVLDADGINAFRDHTELLEAPDGRPEDRQLVLTPQAKELGRLAGSSGHGVHARRTETAVEQARRFGATLVAKGPRSVIAAADGRVWINGTGGPALASGGTGDVLTGITAAMMAQHRDPASVAAAVHVHGLAGDLAAEHLSARATGASDVADHVAAAALELGI
- the acpS gene encoding holo-ACP synthase yields the protein MPIHGVGIDLVELPRFQRTLDRTPSIRGRLFTPMELERCGDRVDRLAARFAAKEAVAKAMGTGIRGFAFLEIEVTNDDLGRPSAVLLGRAAITADRLGIIAVHLSLTTATETVAAYAVAER
- the glmS gene encoding glutamine--fructose-6-phosphate transaminase (isomerizing); the encoded protein is MCGIMGYTGDADALPIIVDGLARLEYRGYDSAGVAIIDGDGQLDVVKRAGKLANLQGALAEESPAGHIGVGHTRWATHGVPNDTNAHPHCDPSGTIAVIHNGIIENYAELKAELAERRGAVFVSDTDTEVVAHLVASLYEGSLPAAVRAAVKRLDGQFAIAVIDRRDPDTIVATKRSAPMILGHMEGASMLSSDAAGLISHTRECEAMEDDQVAVLTPGGITVTDLDGNPTEGHRYTVDWDIDAAEKQGYEHFMLKEIHEQPRAVADTLLGRLDADGRVTLDRLDFDPALLRALDKVYIVACGTSHHAGMVAKYATEHWAKIGVEAEIASEFRYRDPILTKQTLVVAISQSGETADTIAAAEYARAQGARVIAVTNIVGSTLARTADGVIFTRAGLEVAVASTKAFTTQIIALSVLALFLAQERRQMFAEECRDMLDRLEALPALMERVLEAEEGMAELAARFSGADYFMFIGRQVGLPIALEGALKLKEISYIHAEGFASGEMKHGPIALIDDGGPVIALATDGHVKAKVVSNIQEVKARGAVVLAVATEGDTEVKEHADHVVYVPDVHELLYPVLTVLPLQLLGYHIAVALDRDVDQPRNLAKTVTVE
- a CDS encoding DUF3105 domain-containing protein, with translation MSEEQFESKRERQKARRAARLEQEAQQAKVQGVRRTATYGIVGLVVVALIGLLVFRQIQKGQQEEEQAAEVAARLDELGCTPDERQADLGGGHISGTADALSQEPPSAIYPDAPPSSGRHIGQVAPSGVYDVKIDPRFTTHNLEHGYVVAWYDADAPEDEVAELKAWGEEMLDGDYPKLIVSEYYEDIPDANFAYTAWFFRQTCDTFDADVAEVFTRTHYDTAGEAPEKGIPTHNVGAQGVIDPEGEDLFLPPLDEEFGGTSAVDEVEGTDPASAIDPGNEDTEAAEPAEDEPVEAATE
- a CDS encoding TetR/AcrR family transcriptional regulator produces the protein MPSLWADSLDEHRELVLGKVLSAYEALRAEVGVEAVTLTAVAQRAGIARSALYNYVKDKHGLVLLHAERTMGGATQQLQAGLEGVDGAAARLRRFIAMNMAMYAAVPAAADDLMPLLDSDEQQRMRDALAPIRAMLHEIVADGVASGVFRGRTEDLVELLSATIGGYRLPVASGRLDPDRATEVVSEVLLAGLQHAALPLDED
- a CDS encoding ABC transporter permease codes for the protein MFIALAEMRRAPGRFALLVGAVALLVLLLLFFQTVAGALTSGLTGAFEANRADVFVYSDRARLNPFASVVTADVADAVAGVDGVQDATPVGVSVFTASTDVGDTDIAMVGGDPDGPASPQDVEEGRRPEAPDEALFSGSSLDSAFAVGDTVQVGDRTLTVVGTSSDAALNVLPTFYVPLDTFTEAVRARAGAPIDVPVSWIGVTVEDGGDAAAVATAITDGVEGLEAVDRATATDAIPGVGQITRSFSILYLLLYIVVTIVTGVFFLILTVQKTEALVLLRAIGGSRGDVVKPVLLQAVAVVGLGSVLGVLATSGLLSVTRDVFGSTLSTGTTVTSVGAIVVLGLLASVGAVRRVLAIDPIDATTGGVA
- a CDS encoding ABC transporter permease: MRIAIRELQRQPGRFVPVTAALTLLVVLLLVLGGFLDGLEGSQTGAYRAHDGLVLVFADSAELQLQRSVVQSGIADELDVLDDVDAVGRLGRVDTTAAPQGTDDVEDVAVFGYELGTDVLPAPSEDGAVVDATLAELTGIEVGDVLEIGPAATPVTVAELVDDLTQGSPTVWLPWDQWGQVATDAAPADVLPDGASQALALRPTGSPADLTGTSLAEGVEAVTPEDAILALDVVQQQSSTFEGIIGVTFAVTLLVIALFFALIVLERVGLYAVLKALGAGTRDLLTGLAVQAVAISAVALVTGIVVAFAFTGLLPADLPIRILPARVGLIAGGTVFTALLGSLLTLRRIVRIDPASAIG